From the Maioricimonas rarisocia genome, one window contains:
- a CDS encoding lysophospholipid acyltransferase family protein, with product MKIRNRRIIRLLAHFVALINRLLFRTLRIHVVEAVPGISPFSPPGRERYLYCGWHDAILGMIFCGEHPCTSGLVSHHADGEYVAEAMDVLNIKAIRGSSHRGGAAALRQMLAAIENWHVAITTDGPRGPRRQVKNGIIYLASQTGRAIIPVAFVGTNVWRPQGKWTDMVVPKPFSTVYVFGGEPFRVPQGLSRDQLAAYREQLQQIMDELNETADAVAAGKAPLPEPKRAAA from the coding sequence GTGAAGATTCGGAATCGACGTATTATCCGCCTGCTGGCGCACTTTGTAGCTCTGATCAACCGTTTGCTGTTTCGCACGCTGCGGATTCACGTGGTCGAAGCCGTTCCCGGCATCAGCCCCTTTTCGCCGCCCGGTCGCGAGCGGTATCTCTACTGCGGATGGCACGATGCCATCCTGGGGATGATCTTCTGCGGCGAACATCCCTGCACGTCCGGCCTGGTCAGTCACCACGCAGACGGCGAATACGTGGCCGAAGCCATGGACGTCCTCAACATCAAGGCGATCCGCGGCTCCAGTCACCGTGGCGGAGCCGCCGCCCTCAGGCAGATGCTCGCGGCGATCGAAAACTGGCACGTCGCCATCACGACCGACGGCCCGCGCGGCCCACGCCGCCAGGTCAAGAACGGCATCATCTATCTCGCCTCGCAGACCGGTCGAGCCATCATCCCCGTGGCGTTCGTCGGCACGAACGTGTGGCGGCCTCAGGGCAAGTGGACCGACATGGTCGTCCCCAAACCGTTCTCGACCGTCTATGTGTTCGGTGGAGAACCGTTTCGTGTTCCCCAGGGGCTCTCCCGCGACCAGCTCGCTGCCTACCGCGAGCAGCTGCAGCAGATCATGGACGAGCTGAACGAAACCGCCGACGCTGTCGCCGCCGGCAAGGCACCGCTCCCCGAACCGAAACGAGCCGCCGCATGA
- the ccsA gene encoding cytochrome c biogenesis protein gives MSSANQPEEHAANERSTYERMTQMKRSSQPTWLKILAPLASLKLTVVLFALSIFIVLAGTFAQVTADVWEVVDHYFRAKPEQVWMDSFPWFNPGGLFVWIDFQLFMPQSFFPSRPELPDWLGIWFPKGWTIGAVMMLNLFAAHFIRFKTQARGTRMIAGLAVTAVGALVTALVILSGSGTDGFQQDPLISYGALWGLMQVGVLGLAATTVYGALSLPAERKYERWGLWGTALALCGFLVWTFVGQGGSRFDDSSMRILYQLLKGTVAGIILLIGCLLLFRKRAGIVLLHGGIGLMMVSEVLVGLHAEEAQMRIEEGSASNFVEDIRSVELAFVKDLGDDTEQHTAVPQSYLREGATISDDELPVDIEIVEYIRNADIVPLRQAPEGVEQVATAGVGTSQVAIPVRASTGTDTDGAVDMAALYIKLLDKETGEPIDTYLVSTMLDLFNLGRNPQTITVDGTEYDIRLRFKRTYKPYTIALRDIRKEDYIGTDTPRDYSSYVQLVDESRGVDREIRIWMNNPLRFAGETFYQSSYTPANAVYPGSKEWTSLQVVKNTGWMIPYVSCMIVAVGMFAQFGLTLLRFIRRRETASVGRGKVSKNKSDPTADTASRFDTRTVVLSLLLVGSFGIYLAREAAPPKTPPDGMDIHAFGELPVVYQGRPKPLDTLARNTLLIISDRQTFHDADDEEQPAIRWFLDAITESEAALEHRVFRIENLELLKTLGLERRHGFRYAISEFQGKIGEFEEELRAARQQNKEDLTFYQRKVIDFGTKLQTYLRIREAFVPPDLPPLPSQEEMQTDRNAAMMKLQQVARVAMRESQRLEQAGIPLTIPVEAKDEEQAGPHGKWSPFSVAVLRAYLQTQLLGETPPDEVLQFNNILSTYSSGDASDFNKAVAKYRKTLSQSDHAGLDLEKVQFEQFFNQFAPFYHCAAWYLIVFVLSCLAWLVWPKPINRAALWLTVAAFLVHTFALWARIYISGRPPVTNLYSSAVFIGWACVLGGIIVELVYRLGVGNIISAIAGFITLGIAHFLAGDGDTFTVLQAVLDTQFWLATHVVCITLGYAATYLAGLMGLIYILRGSRFGPLAMTVTFGGLGYWLLSSTDWDLALMAGRICAGLAVASLGATIAQFTGKLKMTVNAESQDSLIRMTYGTLCFALFFSFVGTVLGGLWADDSWGRFWGWDPKENGALIIVLWNALVLHSRWDRQVRDRGLAVLCVLGNIAVSWSWFGVNELGVGLHSYGFTEGVLLAFGVFCISQLAVAIVACLPNNLWWNDARSGDPSATA, from the coding sequence ATGTCCAGCGCGAACCAACCCGAAGAGCACGCGGCGAACGAACGCTCGACCTATGAGCGGATGACGCAGATGAAGCGGTCGTCGCAGCCGACCTGGCTGAAGATCCTCGCCCCCCTCGCCTCGCTCAAACTGACCGTCGTGCTGTTCGCGCTGTCGATCTTTATCGTGCTGGCGGGAACGTTCGCACAGGTCACTGCCGACGTCTGGGAAGTCGTCGACCACTACTTCCGTGCCAAGCCCGAACAGGTCTGGATGGATTCCTTCCCCTGGTTCAACCCGGGTGGATTGTTCGTCTGGATCGACTTCCAGCTCTTCATGCCGCAGTCCTTCTTCCCGTCCCGACCGGAACTGCCCGACTGGCTCGGCATCTGGTTCCCCAAGGGCTGGACGATCGGCGCGGTCATGATGCTCAACCTGTTCGCCGCGCATTTCATCCGCTTCAAGACACAGGCCCGCGGCACGCGCATGATTGCCGGCCTCGCCGTAACCGCCGTCGGCGCACTGGTGACGGCACTGGTCATCCTCAGCGGCTCCGGAACGGACGGTTTTCAGCAGGATCCGCTCATCAGCTACGGCGCACTGTGGGGACTCATGCAGGTCGGCGTGCTCGGGCTGGCCGCGACCACGGTCTACGGCGCGCTCTCCCTCCCGGCTGAACGCAAATACGAACGCTGGGGCCTGTGGGGCACGGCACTCGCATTGTGCGGCTTTCTCGTCTGGACGTTCGTCGGCCAGGGGGGATCCCGGTTCGACGATTCCTCGATGCGGATCCTCTATCAGCTTCTCAAGGGGACCGTCGCCGGCATCATTCTCCTCATCGGTTGCCTGCTGCTGTTTCGCAAGCGGGCCGGCATCGTGCTGCTGCACGGCGGGATCGGCCTGATGATGGTCAGCGAAGTCCTCGTCGGTCTGCACGCCGAAGAAGCCCAGATGCGGATCGAAGAAGGCTCCGCCAGCAACTTCGTCGAAGACATCCGCTCCGTCGAACTCGCCTTCGTGAAGGACCTGGGGGACGACACCGAGCAGCACACCGCTGTTCCGCAGAGCTACCTCCGCGAAGGGGCGACGATCAGCGACGACGAACTCCCCGTCGACATCGAAATCGTGGAGTACATCCGCAACGCAGACATCGTTCCACTTCGGCAGGCACCGGAAGGAGTCGAGCAGGTCGCGACCGCCGGCGTGGGGACCAGCCAGGTCGCCATCCCCGTGCGGGCCTCCACCGGAACGGACACCGACGGTGCCGTTGACATGGCCGCCCTCTACATCAAGCTGCTGGACAAAGAGACCGGCGAGCCGATCGACACGTATCTGGTCAGCACGATGCTCGACCTGTTCAACCTGGGCCGTAACCCCCAGACGATCACCGTCGACGGAACCGAATACGACATCCGACTCCGCTTCAAGCGGACCTACAAGCCGTACACGATCGCCCTTCGCGACATCCGCAAGGAAGACTACATCGGCACCGACACCCCGCGGGACTATTCGTCCTACGTCCAGCTGGTGGACGAGTCGCGCGGCGTCGATCGCGAAATCCGGATCTGGATGAACAACCCGCTCCGCTTTGCCGGCGAAACGTTCTACCAGAGCAGCTATACGCCCGCGAACGCCGTCTATCCCGGCTCGAAGGAATGGACGTCGCTGCAGGTCGTCAAGAACACCGGCTGGATGATCCCGTACGTCTCCTGCATGATCGTCGCCGTCGGCATGTTCGCCCAGTTCGGACTGACGCTGCTGCGATTCATCCGTCGCCGGGAAACAGCCTCTGTCGGCCGCGGCAAAGTCTCGAAGAACAAGTCCGACCCGACGGCCGATACGGCTTCCCGGTTCGATACGCGTACGGTCGTGCTGAGTCTGCTGCTCGTCGGCAGCTTCGGAATCTATCTCGCCCGTGAGGCGGCTCCGCCCAAAACGCCGCCCGACGGCATGGACATCCACGCCTTCGGCGAATTGCCGGTCGTCTACCAGGGACGTCCGAAACCGCTCGACACCCTCGCTCGCAACACGCTGCTGATCATCTCCGACCGGCAGACCTTCCACGATGCCGACGATGAAGAGCAGCCGGCCATCCGCTGGTTCCTCGATGCCATCACCGAGTCCGAAGCGGCCCTCGAACACCGCGTCTTCCGGATCGAAAACCTCGAGCTGCTCAAGACACTCGGCCTCGAACGTCGCCACGGCTTCCGATACGCGATCTCCGAGTTCCAGGGGAAGATCGGCGAGTTCGAAGAGGAACTTCGCGCGGCCCGGCAGCAGAACAAGGAAGACCTCACTTTCTACCAGCGGAAGGTGATCGACTTCGGCACGAAGCTGCAGACCTACCTGCGGATTCGCGAAGCATTCGTCCCGCCCGACCTGCCGCCGCTCCCCTCGCAGGAGGAGATGCAGACCGATCGCAACGCCGCCATGATGAAGCTGCAGCAGGTGGCACGCGTGGCGATGCGTGAGTCACAGCGGCTCGAGCAGGCCGGCATCCCGCTGACGATTCCCGTCGAGGCCAAAGACGAAGAACAGGCCGGTCCGCATGGCAAGTGGTCTCCCTTCTCGGTCGCGGTTCTTCGTGCCTACCTGCAGACGCAGCTGCTCGGCGAAACGCCCCCCGACGAGGTCCTGCAGTTCAACAACATCCTCTCGACCTACTCGAGCGGCGACGCTTCCGACTTCAACAAGGCGGTCGCGAAGTACCGCAAGACTCTGTCGCAGTCCGATCATGCCGGCCTCGACCTCGAGAAGGTCCAGTTCGAACAGTTCTTCAACCAGTTCGCGCCGTTCTACCACTGTGCAGCCTGGTACCTCATCGTCTTCGTTCTCTCCTGCCTGGCGTGGCTGGTCTGGCCGAAGCCGATCAACCGTGCGGCACTGTGGCTGACCGTCGCCGCATTCCTCGTGCACACGTTCGCCCTGTGGGCCCGCATCTACATCTCGGGACGACCACCGGTGACGAATCTGTACTCGTCCGCCGTGTTCATCGGCTGGGCCTGTGTGCTGGGCGGAATCATCGTCGAACTGGTCTACCGTCTGGGAGTGGGGAACATCATCTCCGCGATCGCAGGCTTCATCACGCTCGGAATCGCCCACTTCCTGGCCGGTGACGGCGACACATTCACCGTCCTGCAGGCTGTGCTCGATACGCAGTTCTGGCTCGCCACGCACGTGGTCTGCATCACGCTCGGGTACGCAGCCACGTATCTCGCGGGGCTGATGGGGCTCATCTACATCCTGAGAGGCTCCCGGTTCGGCCCCTTGGCAATGACGGTCACCTTCGGCGGACTGGGTTACTGGCTGCTTTCCTCGACCGACTGGGATCTGGCTCTCATGGCCGGTCGGATCTGTGCCGGCCTGGCAGTTGCGTCTCTCGGGGCGACCATCGCCCAGTTCACCGGCAAGCTGAAGATGACGGTCAATGCGGAATCGCAGGACAGTCTGATCCGCATGACGTACGGTACTCTCTGCTTCGCACTGTTCTTCAGCTTCGTGGGAACCGTGCTCGGTGGTCTGTGGGCCGACGACTCCTGGGGCCGCTTCTGGGGCTGGGACCCGAAGGAAAACGGTGCCCTGATCATCGTGCTGTGGAACGCACTGGTGCTCCATTCCCGCTGGGACCGGCAGGTGCGTGATCGCGGCCTGGCTGTCCTCTGCGTCCTGGGCAACATTGCCGTCAGCTGGTCCTGGTTCGGCGTGAACGAACTGGGCGTCGGTCTGCACTCGTACGGATTCACCGAAGGCGTGCTACTGGCGTTCGGCGTCTTCTGCATCAGCCAGCTCGCCGTCGCCATCGTCGCCTGCCTGCCGAACAACCTGTGGTGGAACGACGCCCGCTCCGGCGATCCTTCGGCGACCGCCTGA
- the dusB gene encoding tRNA dihydrouridine synthase DusB codes for MSAVEGTERIATDPDATDETFERPAFPERLRGDVVAYGSLQLRSRYLLSPLAGFTNLPFRRIVHQLGGVGLATTDLVSARGLLEGSAKSLQLISTCEEDRPLAVQIFGQDPQVMHDAAQFLEARGVESVDINMGCPVNRITSGGSGSAMMCSPRQTVDLVQTVVDAVSIPVTVKMRLGWDDSQITAPLFAREFEQVGVAAIAIHGRTREQGFGGTVSLDGIRQVVEAVEHVPVIGNGDIRNIADAARMLHVTGCRGISIGRGALANPWIFRQLVEWETTGTWSLPGHFDDRLGLMLTQLGYLEELVGFERGLVMFRKMAHWYLKAMRVRAKLRHRVQTAATRAEFDAAIAAIRDEGPVTGSRTGELPELHVPVPSGPVEKW; via the coding sequence ATGTCTGCTGTCGAAGGAACCGAGCGAATCGCGACCGATCCCGATGCCACGGACGAAACGTTCGAACGGCCTGCTTTTCCCGAGCGACTTCGGGGAGATGTCGTCGCGTATGGCAGTCTGCAACTGCGGTCGCGGTATCTGCTTTCGCCACTGGCCGGATTCACGAATCTTCCGTTCCGGCGGATTGTCCATCAGCTGGGGGGCGTGGGGCTGGCGACGACGGATCTGGTGAGTGCCCGCGGGTTGCTGGAGGGTTCGGCGAAGTCGCTGCAGCTCATCAGCACCTGTGAGGAAGACAGGCCACTGGCGGTGCAGATATTCGGCCAGGATCCGCAGGTGATGCACGATGCCGCACAGTTCCTGGAAGCGCGCGGCGTCGAATCGGTCGACATCAACATGGGCTGCCCGGTCAACCGGATCACCAGTGGGGGCTCGGGGTCGGCGATGATGTGCAGCCCCCGGCAGACCGTCGATCTGGTGCAGACGGTGGTCGACGCGGTCTCGATTCCCGTCACGGTGAAAATGCGGCTGGGCTGGGATGATTCGCAGATTACGGCGCCGTTGTTCGCCCGCGAGTTTGAGCAGGTGGGCGTCGCCGCGATCGCGATTCATGGACGGACCCGCGAGCAAGGATTCGGCGGTACGGTCTCCCTTGATGGAATCCGACAGGTCGTCGAAGCGGTCGAGCACGTTCCGGTTATCGGGAACGGCGACATCCGCAACATCGCGGACGCGGCCCGGATGCTTCACGTCACCGGCTGCCGCGGGATCTCGATCGGACGGGGGGCGCTGGCGAATCCGTGGATCTTCCGGCAGCTTGTGGAATGGGAGACAACCGGAACGTGGAGTCTGCCGGGGCATTTCGACGATCGGCTGGGGCTGATGCTCACGCAGCTCGGCTATCTGGAAGAACTGGTCGGCTTCGAGCGGGGACTGGTGATGTTCCGCAAGATGGCCCACTGGTACCTGAAGGCGATGCGGGTTCGGGCCAAGTTGCGGCATCGGGTGCAGACCGCGGCAACACGGGCGGAATTCGATGCGGCCATTGCAGCGATCCGCGACGAAGGCCCGGTCACCGGTTCCCGGACGGGCGAGTTGCCGGAACTGCATGTTCCGGTTCCTTCGGGGCCGGTCGAGAAGTGGTAG
- a CDS encoding serine/threonine-protein kinase — protein MTTDDPLTSVPPQPAADPLSGSGTAYAFVRPLPTRDAAGDGSSSGNVLRAEAVGGDQASVPARLFPDEVPGGSDLSTDSIAGVGIGHFVVEERIGRGGMGAVFRAVDRRLDRVVALKVLSPRHSRDSASVMRFQNEARAAARLDHENIAGVHFIGEDQGLHYIAFEFVHGTNIRDFILQKGRLTPSEAVNYTLQIANALRHTDAAGVIHRDIKPSNIVVTPSGRAKLVDLGLARQQQSSQDQELTVAGTTLGTFDYIAPEQARDPRDVDIRADIYSLGCTLYHMLAGEPPYPRGTLIQKVVDHHHGEPPDPAERNPAVPPMLSRIVRQMMASQPDDRYGTVDALIDDLSAVAHNMGLRPVHPESLIWVEPLSMRSSRGWERNAIWVAMAGVLVAIVWGLNHFDDSPATSVAAAPGGAGAPSAVPAATSEGQLIGLPGDLSASASDEFPVPAPSRPIPDEKPAALAGESGTDAVSSSEAMANAETAAESLPDLPRPVVGSPSSEPRGSLPDLSMIGTLDVRVGSLQPGNGLTETRPASTDEPAPFVVLKHDDGADQAFRTLEAACAAARDGAVIELAFDGPLPEPQEPIRIVNKRLTLRAQENRRPVIRFRGGSGLASDYVTRMITVSGGSVEIYNVDLLAHVADAPAVMFALEQSTNVLMRGVTVTLDNPQQRPASVIELVDGTQGEMSEMMTDRTGPLPIDVHLESSLFRGNGHFVWCRNMLSAEFRLNQVALALRGNFCSIAEMMGRPVVAEREPYIHVSLDHVTGLFQDGLLELDVDEGVRPPVFDVESYNSILATLDPEQAFVTTSGGEEARESFRWYGENNFLAVEGPFWKNRAFGGTAGDVELFDFDAWIDYWGTDDWQVPKSIFAAADRLSSEDLGRFDPTAFLLRNVSENPAIQSANDGTDAGVDWTSNRVPTPVRALRESSKRSGAARR, from the coding sequence GTGACGACCGACGACCCACTCACAAGCGTTCCGCCTCAGCCGGCAGCTGATCCGCTGTCCGGATCGGGGACCGCGTACGCGTTCGTTCGTCCGCTCCCGACGCGCGATGCGGCGGGAGATGGAAGTTCGTCCGGCAACGTGCTCCGCGCGGAGGCCGTGGGAGGCGACCAGGCGAGTGTTCCGGCCCGACTGTTTCCCGATGAGGTTCCCGGTGGCAGCGATCTGTCGACCGACAGCATCGCGGGAGTCGGCATCGGACATTTCGTCGTCGAGGAGCGGATCGGTCGCGGCGGCATGGGGGCGGTGTTTCGCGCCGTCGACCGGCGTCTGGACCGTGTCGTGGCCCTCAAGGTGCTTTCGCCGCGGCATTCGCGCGATTCGGCTTCGGTCATGCGCTTTCAGAACGAAGCGCGGGCTGCGGCCCGGCTCGATCATGAGAATATCGCCGGCGTCCACTTCATCGGCGAAGATCAGGGTCTGCACTACATCGCGTTCGAGTTCGTGCATGGCACGAACATCCGCGATTTCATCCTGCAGAAAGGGCGGCTGACCCCGTCCGAGGCGGTCAATTACACGTTGCAGATCGCGAATGCCCTGCGGCACACCGATGCCGCCGGAGTGATCCACCGCGACATCAAGCCGTCGAACATTGTCGTTACGCCATCAGGGCGTGCGAAGCTGGTCGACCTGGGGCTGGCCCGGCAACAGCAGAGCAGTCAGGACCAGGAACTGACGGTCGCGGGGACGACACTCGGGACATTCGACTACATCGCGCCCGAGCAGGCCCGCGACCCCCGTGATGTCGATATCCGTGCGGATATCTATTCTCTGGGCTGCACGCTCTACCACATGCTCGCCGGCGAGCCCCCCTACCCTCGTGGAACATTGATCCAGAAGGTGGTGGATCATCATCACGGCGAACCGCCCGATCCTGCCGAGCGGAACCCGGCCGTGCCGCCGATGCTTTCGCGCATCGTGCGGCAGATGATGGCGAGCCAGCCGGACGATCGTTACGGCACGGTTGATGCGCTCATCGACGATCTTTCTGCGGTCGCACACAACATGGGGCTGCGGCCGGTCCATCCGGAGAGCCTCATCTGGGTCGAGCCGCTGTCGATGCGGTCGTCGCGCGGCTGGGAACGAAATGCCATCTGGGTGGCCATGGCGGGCGTACTGGTTGCAATCGTCTGGGGACTGAACCATTTCGACGACTCGCCAGCGACGAGCGTCGCTGCGGCACCTGGAGGCGCGGGCGCCCCGTCGGCTGTGCCTGCTGCGACGTCGGAAGGGCAACTGATCGGTTTGCCGGGGGACCTCTCGGCATCGGCGTCGGACGAGTTTCCGGTGCCGGCACCGTCGCGTCCCATTCCCGACGAGAAACCTGCGGCACTGGCCGGAGAGTCGGGAACTGATGCCGTCAGTTCGTCGGAAGCGATGGCCAACGCGGAGACGGCGGCCGAATCGCTTCCTGACCTGCCGCGACCGGTCGTGGGGAGTCCTTCTTCGGAGCCCCGCGGTTCGCTGCCGGATCTCTCGATGATCGGCACGCTGGATGTTCGCGTCGGATCACTGCAGCCGGGCAACGGACTGACCGAGACCCGGCCGGCGAGTACTGACGAACCGGCCCCGTTCGTTGTCCTGAAACACGATGACGGTGCCGACCAGGCATTTCGGACGCTGGAGGCGGCCTGTGCGGCGGCACGTGACGGTGCGGTCATCGAACTCGCCTTTGATGGTCCCTTGCCGGAACCCCAGGAACCGATTCGCATTGTCAACAAGCGGCTGACGCTGCGGGCGCAGGAGAACCGCCGCCCGGTGATCCGTTTCCGGGGTGGAAGCGGCCTGGCGAGTGACTATGTGACGCGGATGATTACGGTTTCGGGCGGATCGGTCGAAATCTACAACGTCGATCTGCTGGCGCACGTCGCCGATGCTCCGGCCGTGATGTTCGCCCTCGAGCAGTCGACCAACGTTCTGATGCGAGGCGTGACGGTCACGTTGGACAATCCGCAGCAGCGTCCGGCCAGCGTGATCGAGCTTGTCGACGGCACGCAGGGCGAGATGTCGGAGATGATGACCGATCGGACGGGGCCGCTCCCGATCGATGTGCACCTGGAATCGTCGCTGTTCCGTGGGAACGGGCATTTCGTCTGGTGCCGCAACATGTTGTCGGCCGAGTTTCGCCTCAACCAGGTGGCGTTGGCACTGCGTGGCAACTTCTGCTCGATCGCCGAGATGATGGGGCGTCCCGTCGTCGCGGAGCGTGAACCGTACATTCATGTCTCACTCGACCACGTGACGGGGCTGTTTCAGGATGGCCTGCTGGAACTGGACGTGGATGAAGGTGTGCGACCGCCCGTGTTCGACGTCGAGTCGTACAACAGCATTCTGGCGACGCTCGATCCGGAGCAGGCGTTCGTCACGACGTCAGGGGGTGAGGAGGCCCGCGAGTCGTTCCGCTGGTATGGCGAGAACAACTTTCTTGCGGTCGAAGGACCCTTCTGGAAGAACCGTGCGTTCGGTGGCACGGCTGGCGATGTCGAACTGTTCGATTTCGATGCGTGGATCGACTACTGGGGAACCGACGACTGGCAGGTTCCGAAGTCGATCTTTGCGGCCGCCGATCGCCTGAGCTCCGAAGATCTGGGACGCTTCGACCCGACGGCGTTTCTGCTGCGGAATGTCAGCGAGAATCCCGCGATCCAGTCGGCCAACGACGGGACGGATGCAGGCGTCGACTGGACGTCGAACCGTGTCCCGACGCCGGTCAGGGCGCTTCGCGAGTCATCGAAACGCTCCGGGGCTGCTCGTCGCTGA
- a CDS encoding nucleoside deaminase, with translation MTPSAPTHEDFLREAIDLAVTSVQVGGGPFGAVIVRDGGIIARGENRVTSSHDPTAHAEIVAIRTACSQLANHSLAGCTLYASCEPCPMCLGAVLWSRLGAVYYAASQDDAAAAGFDDARFYEALQRNSDGFGIPYRQLVSEAATQPFTAWKNKHDRVEY, from the coding sequence ATGACTCCTTCGGCCCCCACGCACGAAGATTTTCTGCGCGAAGCCATCGACCTGGCAGTCACCTCCGTGCAGGTGGGAGGCGGACCGTTCGGAGCCGTGATTGTGCGCGACGGCGGAATCATTGCCCGCGGAGAGAATCGGGTCACTTCGTCGCACGACCCGACTGCCCATGCAGAAATCGTCGCGATCCGCACCGCCTGCAGTCAGCTGGCGAATCACAGTCTGGCCGGGTGCACGCTCTATGCGAGTTGCGAACCATGCCCGATGTGTCTGGGAGCGGTCCTCTGGTCGCGTCTGGGGGCGGTCTACTATGCCGCCTCGCAAGATGACGCGGCAGCCGCCGGCTTCGACGACGCCCGCTTCTACGAAGCACTGCAGCGCAACAGCGACGGATTCGGCATCCCGTACCGACAGCTCGTTTCAGAAGCCGCGACGCAGCCCTTCACGGCATGGAAGAACAAGCACGATCGCGTCGAGTACTGA
- a CDS encoding type II secretion system F family protein produces MIELAILGTVLIGAALGLAVWAGQSRLVSTFLYIERDFQDKLRRLRIRATNLRAYLVCWLGAVIGVSAVMWTVVGLPVLGVLVAIVLFCLPWYILRRLAEQRREQIEDQLADAMVSLSSAIKAGLSLAQAMEILSRQCPAPICQEFQQIYGEYQMGKTMETCLKEAKERLRSENFALFAAAMEASRQSGGRLNETVERIAHSVRELQRLERKIRSETAQARTSALYMAMAPAVILLMYYLFVDPQATARLFTEIPGQMILAVAILLNIVAYLWARRILNPEI; encoded by the coding sequence ATGATCGAACTCGCCATTCTGGGAACGGTACTGATCGGGGCAGCACTCGGCCTGGCCGTCTGGGCCGGTCAGTCGCGGCTCGTCAGCACCTTCCTGTACATCGAACGTGATTTTCAGGACAAGCTCCGCCGGCTGAGGATTCGCGCCACCAACCTGCGGGCGTATCTCGTCTGCTGGCTGGGAGCGGTCATCGGCGTCTCCGCGGTCATGTGGACCGTCGTCGGTCTACCCGTTCTTGGTGTCCTCGTCGCGATCGTCCTGTTCTGCCTGCCGTGGTACATCCTCCGCAGACTTGCCGAACAGCGCCGCGAACAGATCGAAGACCAGCTCGCCGATGCCATGGTCTCCCTGTCCAGTGCCATCAAGGCCGGCCTGTCACTGGCCCAGGCGATGGAGATCCTCTCGCGGCAATGCCCGGCCCCGATCTGCCAGGAGTTCCAGCAGATCTACGGCGAGTACCAGATGGGCAAGACGATGGAGACCTGCCTGAAGGAAGCCAAAGAGCGGCTGCGCAGCGAGAATTTCGCACTGTTCGCTGCGGCGATGGAGGCCAGCCGACAGAGCGGCGGTCGGCTCAACGAGACGGTCGAGCGGATCGCCCACTCGGTCCGCGAACTGCAGCGGCTGGAACGGAAGATTCGCTCCGAGACAGCCCAGGCCCGAACCTCGGCCCTCTACATGGCGATGGCACCGGCGGTCATCCTGCTGATGTACTACCTGTTCGTCGATCCGCAGGCGACCGCACGGCTGTTCACCGAAATCCCCGGCCAGATGATCCTCGCCGTCGCCATCCTGCTCAACATCGTCGCCTACCTCTGGGCCCGCCGGATTCTCAACCCCGAAATCTGA